Proteins encoded together in one Saccopteryx leptura isolate mSacLep1 chromosome 7, mSacLep1_pri_phased_curated, whole genome shotgun sequence window:
- the LOC136378483 gene encoding C-X-C chemokine receptor type 2-like codes for MDVISFTIWNDTDGWYWDYLDNLTGTPPTGTAYTPCPVDTAKLNKVAVVVIYALVFLLSLLGNSLVMLVVLYSRVSRSVTDIYLLNLAMADLLFALTLPIWAVSKAKGWIFGTPLCKVVSLLKEVNFYSGILLLACISVDRYLAIVHATRTLTQKRHWVKFICLGIWALSLILSLPVFLTRSVVKSHGSSPVCYEDMGANTTKWRIVMRVLPQTFGFLLPLLVMLFCYGLTLRTLFQAHMGQKHRAMRVIFAVVLVFLLCWLPYNLVLMADTLMRLGVIEESCDRRNDIDRALNATEVLGFFHSCLNPFIYAFIGQKFRHGLLKIMAIHGLISKEFLAKDGKPSFVGSSSGNTSTTF; via the coding sequence ATGGATGTCATCAGTTTCACTATATGGAATGATACTGACGGGTGGTATTGGGATTACTTGGACAACCTCACTGGCACACCACCCACAGGAACTGCTTATACCCCTTGTCCCGTAGACACTGCTAAACTCAACAAGGTTGCTGTGGTTGTCATCTATGCCCTGGTCTTCCTGCTGAGCCTGCTGGGAAACTCCCTGGTGATGCTGGTGGTCTTGTACAGCCGGGTCAGCCGCTCTGTCACTGACATCTACCTGCTGAACTTGGCTATGGCTGACCTGCTCTTTGCCCTGACCTTGCCTATCTGGGCTGTCTCCAAGGCAAAGGGCTGGATCTTTGGCACACCTCTGTGCAAGGTGGTCTCACTCTTGAAGGAAGTCAACTTCTACAGTGGTATTCTACTGTTGGCCTGCATTAGCGTGGATCGCTACCTGGCCATTGTTCACGCCACACGCACACTGACTCAGAAGCGGCATTGGGTCAAGTTCATATGCTTAGGCATCTGGGCCCTATCCCTGATCCTGTCCCTGCCCGTCTTTCTCACCCGCAGTGTAGTAAAGTCTCATGGTTCTAGCCCAGTCTGCTACGAGGACATGGGTGCCAATACAACAAAATGGCGCATAGTGATGCGAGTCCTGCCCCAGACCTTTGGCttcctcctgccgctgctggtcATGCTGTTCTGCTATGGACTCACCCTGCGCACGCTGTTTCAGGCCCACATGGGGCAGAAGCACCGGGCCATGCGGGTCATCTTTGCTGTTGTGCTGGTCTTCCTGCTCTGCTGGTTGCCCTACAACTTGGTCCTGATGGCAGACACCCTCATGAGGCTCGGTGTAATTGAGGAGAGCTGTGACCGCCGAAACGACATTGACCGGGCGCTGAATGCCACCGAGGTTCTGGGCTTCTTCCACAGCTGCCTCAATCCCTTCATCTACGCCTTCATTGGCCAGAAGTTTCGCCACGGACTCCTCAAGATCATGGCAATCCATGGCCTGATCAGCAAGGAGTTCTTGGCCAAGGACGGCAAGCCCTCCTTTGTTGGCTCTTCATCTGGGAACACTTCCACTACCTTCTAA